A region from the Myxococcus stipitatus genome encodes:
- a CDS encoding general secretion pathway protein GspE — MRLGELLLKEGLVTADGLEEALEAQVVHGGRLGTNLVELGLLSEVDLAKSLGRLHNSAFASGEMVPDPKAMELVSANQADDKELLPMRVDATRLSVAVVNPHDFATLDAIAFKTGKRIVPVVIPEFRMNQLLRRYCKAFRPLRAIDMNAVRPRPAPGSQAELAKAAEKPPDLMSEEEFQSVYAQALRGGADSEDAVGEEEIITGVEVVEAAPEPVRVAPPPPPRPPVAPPTAAVPPVAPPRPVAPPAPPPIHVGVPIAEVAPRQAPAPVAASAPVAPPPVAAPTAPPARPPEPPPTPLTFAEAQAELARSLDREDVARTVLRFAMGKWKRNLLLSVQGSLVTGWHGMGSGVREAAVRRIGVALREQSTFRLVRDTRSHYVGPVRRDAAMAVFYKLLGGGFPTTAVILPLLVRGKVVHLLYVDNGPDQLTPPDVGELMILSQSVGRSYEAMMRRRKSA, encoded by the coding sequence ATGCGCCTGGGTGAATTGCTCCTGAAGGAAGGTCTCGTCACGGCCGACGGGCTCGAGGAGGCGCTCGAGGCGCAGGTGGTGCATGGGGGCCGGCTGGGGACGAACCTGGTGGAGCTGGGGCTGCTCTCCGAGGTGGACCTGGCGAAGTCGCTGGGGCGGCTGCACAACAGCGCGTTCGCCAGCGGGGAGATGGTGCCCGACCCGAAGGCGATGGAGCTGGTCTCCGCCAACCAGGCGGACGACAAGGAGCTGCTCCCCATGCGGGTGGACGCCACGCGGCTGAGCGTCGCGGTGGTGAATCCGCACGACTTCGCGACGCTCGACGCCATCGCCTTCAAGACGGGCAAGCGCATCGTGCCGGTGGTCATCCCCGAGTTCCGGATGAACCAGCTGCTGCGTCGCTACTGCAAGGCGTTCCGGCCGCTGCGCGCCATCGACATGAACGCGGTGCGGCCGCGCCCGGCGCCGGGCTCCCAGGCGGAGCTGGCCAAGGCCGCGGAGAAGCCGCCCGACCTGATGAGCGAGGAGGAGTTCCAGTCCGTCTACGCGCAGGCGCTGCGCGGCGGCGCGGACTCCGAGGACGCGGTGGGCGAGGAGGAGATCATCACCGGCGTGGAGGTGGTGGAGGCCGCCCCGGAGCCGGTGCGCGTCGCCCCGCCCCCGCCGCCGCGCCCCCCCGTGGCGCCTCCCACGGCGGCTGTGCCTCCGGTGGCCCCGCCCCGCCCGGTGGCGCCGCCCGCGCCTCCGCCCATCCACGTGGGGGTCCCCATCGCGGAGGTTGCGCCGCGACAGGCCCCCGCGCCCGTGGCGGCCTCCGCTCCCGTCGCGCCTCCGCCCGTCGCCGCGCCCACCGCGCCGCCGGCCCGTCCGCCGGAGCCGCCCCCCACGCCGCTGACCTTCGCGGAGGCGCAGGCCGAACTGGCGCGCAGCCTGGACCGCGAGGACGTGGCGCGCACGGTGCTGCGCTTCGCGATGGGCAAGTGGAAGCGCAACCTGCTCCTGTCGGTGCAGGGCAGCCTCGTCACCGGCTGGCACGGCATGGGCTCCGGTGTGCGAGAGGCGGCGGTGCGGCGCATCGGCGTGGCCCTGCGCGAGCAGAGCACCTTCCGTCTGGTTCGAGACACACGCTCCCACTACGTCGGCCCGGTGCGGCGCGACGCGGCGATGGCCGTGTTCTACAAGCTGCTGGGCGGTGGCTTCCCCACGACCGCCGTCATCCTCCCCCTGTTGGTGCGGGGGAAGGTGGTGCACCTGCTGTACGTGGACAACGGGCCGGATCAGCTCACGCCGCCGGATGTGGGGGAGCTGATGATTCTGTCGCAGAGCGTCGGGCGCTCGTACGAGGCGATGATGCGTCGCCGCAAGAGCGCTTGA
- a CDS encoding hybrid sensor histidine kinase/response regulator codes for MEDSRNEGRGDEEALLRALLEAMEAANRGDFSHRVAVTGAHPLLDRLAETFNAGVSRLEVLTDDVARVAREVGLEGRLGAHVATLDVEGRWRQLAEGVNILAASLTTQVRDLIEVSTAVARGDLSRQLTTEVRGESQELKDIVNAMVEQLRVFSREVTRVGRQVGVEGGASASDELAGVWKDLNDNVGFTEKLALASRNKSEFLATITHELRTPLNSLLLLAKVLSDNTEHRLGPREEEYARTIHAAGMDLLALINDILDLSKVEAGMMRVEPVDVLLTDVKLAMEREFQHVADDKGLGFGVALSGSRPWKVHTDPMRLRQVLKNLLANAFKFTEKGRVELRITSVEQGLLRFDSEALNQAEALWAFSVTDTGIGIPQEALGRIFEAFQQAESTTSHRYGGTGLGLSISRELTRLLGGELHVTSEPGRGSTFTLYLPEVYVGGAVRTPEATGPAVALQAAPVMLESVPLFAPVHGGDRGEPTMAGLDVEAPDASALEVSSSMLLGATWADAAGPAEFPRSNKGLAGRRMLVVDDNIREVFSLISVLEARGLELLHAEAMGEALGLLQDSPELDGMLLLVPMTDESYATVRAIRRDARFGGLPIVVVTSTMTDDERKACLAAGASDYQARPVDIDRVLALVSRRGQE; via the coding sequence GTGGAAGATTCTCGCAACGAGGGACGGGGAGACGAGGAGGCGCTGCTGAGGGCGCTCCTCGAGGCGATGGAGGCCGCCAACCGCGGCGACTTCTCGCACCGCGTGGCCGTCACCGGCGCCCATCCGCTCCTGGACCGGCTCGCCGAGACGTTCAACGCGGGCGTCTCCCGCCTGGAGGTCCTCACCGACGACGTGGCCCGCGTGGCGCGCGAGGTGGGACTGGAGGGGCGGCTGGGGGCGCACGTGGCGACGCTCGACGTGGAGGGGCGCTGGCGCCAGCTGGCGGAGGGGGTGAACATCCTCGCGGCGAGCCTCACCACCCAGGTGCGCGACCTCATCGAGGTGAGCACCGCGGTGGCCCGTGGCGACCTGTCCCGGCAGCTGACGACGGAGGTGCGCGGCGAGAGCCAAGAGCTGAAGGACATCGTCAACGCGATGGTGGAGCAGCTGCGCGTGTTCTCGCGCGAGGTGACGCGCGTGGGCCGGCAGGTGGGCGTCGAGGGAGGGGCCTCCGCTTCGGACGAGCTCGCCGGCGTGTGGAAGGACCTCAACGACAACGTCGGCTTCACGGAGAAGCTGGCGCTCGCGTCGCGCAACAAGAGCGAATTCCTGGCGACCATCACCCACGAGCTGCGCACGCCGCTCAACAGCCTGCTCCTGCTGGCGAAGGTGCTCTCCGACAACACGGAGCACCGGCTGGGCCCGAGGGAGGAGGAGTACGCGCGGACCATCCACGCCGCGGGAATGGACCTGCTCGCCCTCATCAACGACATCCTGGACCTGTCGAAGGTCGAGGCGGGGATGATGCGCGTGGAGCCGGTCGACGTGCTCCTCACCGACGTGAAGCTGGCCATGGAGCGCGAGTTCCAGCACGTGGCGGACGACAAGGGCCTGGGCTTCGGCGTCGCGCTCTCCGGCTCGCGGCCTTGGAAGGTGCACACCGACCCGATGCGGCTGAGGCAGGTGCTCAAGAACCTGCTCGCCAATGCCTTCAAGTTCACGGAGAAGGGGCGCGTGGAGCTGCGCATCACCTCCGTGGAGCAGGGGCTCTTGCGCTTCGACAGCGAGGCGCTCAACCAGGCCGAGGCCCTGTGGGCGTTCAGCGTCACGGACACCGGCATCGGCATCCCGCAGGAGGCGCTGGGCCGCATCTTCGAGGCCTTCCAGCAGGCGGAGTCCACGACGAGCCACCGCTACGGCGGCACGGGGCTGGGGCTGTCCATCAGCCGCGAGCTGACGCGCCTGCTCGGCGGCGAGCTGCACGTCACGAGCGAGCCCGGACGGGGGAGCACCTTCACGCTCTACCTCCCGGAGGTGTACGTCGGCGGCGCCGTCCGGACGCCGGAGGCCACCGGTCCGGCCGTGGCCCTCCAGGCGGCTCCGGTGATGCTGGAGTCGGTGCCGTTGTTCGCCCCCGTCCACGGGGGGGACCGGGGCGAGCCGACGATGGCGGGCCTCGACGTGGAGGCACCGGACGCGAGCGCGCTGGAGGTGTCGTCCTCGATGCTCCTCGGCGCGACCTGGGCGGACGCGGCGGGCCCCGCGGAGTTTCCACGCTCCAACAAGGGGCTCGCCGGCCGCCGCATGCTCGTGGTGGACGACAACATCCGCGAGGTCTTCTCGCTCATCAGCGTGTTGGAGGCGCGGGGCCTCGAGCTGCTGCACGCGGAGGCGATGGGCGAGGCGCTCGGGCTGCTCCAGGACTCACCGGAGCTGGACGGGATGCTCCTGCTCGTCCCCATGACGGACGAGAGCTACGCGACGGTGCGCGCCATCCGCCGGGACGCACGCTTCGGTGGGTTGCCCATCGTCGTCGTCACCTCGACCATGACGGATGACGAGCGCAAGGCGTGTCTGGCGGCCGGGGCCAGTGACTACCAGGCGCGGCCCGTGGACATCGACCGCGTCCTCGCGCTGGTGTCCCGGAGGGGCCAGGAGTAA
- a CDS encoding agmatinase family protein, giving the protein MATHFDPSAAAQPGSGVFGLPHSPDEAHVVLIPVPFEATTSYGGGTSEGPAAVLEASRQVDLFDVETGRPYERGIAMLPESEEMRDWNTRAKERAQVVIEAGGIHSGDAELIAAAKDVDALCEQLNEHVYRTAKHWLDQGKRVAAVGGDHSISFGIIQAHAEKYPGMGVLHLDAHADLRVAYEGFTWSHASIMYNVAERIPGVKTLVQVGLRDMSQEEHRYIEDSKGRVHGFFDATLQSRRFDGVPWNRQVDEIVALLPQQVYLSFDIDGLDPVLCPHTGTPVPGGLSFPEAVALISGVVRSGRTIVGFDLTEVAPDPEGGEWDGNVGARLLYKMIGWMLKSQRA; this is encoded by the coding sequence ATGGCCACCCACTTCGACCCCAGCGCCGCCGCCCAGCCGGGTTCCGGCGTCTTCGGACTCCCCCACTCGCCCGACGAGGCGCACGTCGTCCTCATCCCCGTGCCCTTCGAGGCCACCACCAGCTATGGCGGCGGCACCTCGGAAGGCCCCGCCGCCGTGCTCGAGGCCAGCCGCCAGGTGGACCTCTTCGACGTCGAGACGGGCCGCCCCTACGAGCGCGGCATCGCCATGCTCCCCGAGAGCGAGGAGATGCGCGACTGGAACACCCGCGCCAAGGAGCGCGCCCAGGTCGTCATCGAGGCGGGCGGCATCCACTCCGGGGACGCGGAGCTGATCGCCGCCGCCAAGGACGTCGACGCGCTGTGCGAGCAGCTGAACGAGCACGTCTACCGCACCGCGAAGCACTGGCTCGACCAGGGCAAGCGCGTGGCCGCCGTGGGCGGCGACCACTCCATCTCCTTCGGCATCATCCAGGCCCACGCGGAGAAGTACCCCGGCATGGGCGTGCTCCACCTCGACGCCCACGCCGACCTGCGCGTCGCCTACGAGGGCTTCACCTGGTCCCACGCCTCCATCATGTACAACGTCGCCGAGCGCATCCCCGGCGTGAAGACGCTCGTCCAGGTGGGCCTGCGCGACATGAGCCAGGAGGAGCACCGCTACATCGAGGACTCGAAGGGCCGCGTCCACGGCTTCTTCGACGCCACCCTCCAGAGCCGCCGCTTCGACGGCGTCCCCTGGAACCGGCAGGTCGATGAAATCGTCGCCCTGCTGCCCCAGCAGGTCTACCTCTCCTTCGACATCGACGGGCTCGACCCCGTCCTCTGCCCCCACACGGGCACCCCGGTCCCCGGCGGCCTCTCCTTCCCGGAGGCCGTGGCCCTCATCTCCGGCGTCGTCCGCTCCGGCCGCACCATCGTCGGCTTCGACCTCACCGAGGTCGCGCCGGATCCCGAGGGCGGCGAGTGGGATGGAAACGTCGGCGCCCGCCTGCTCTACAAGATGATTGGCTGGATGCTGAAGTCTCAGCGGGCCTGA
- a CDS encoding serine/threonine-protein kinase has translation MSTVRYLSLGPLLAGAGSRAFLGLALEDGQPPRPVVLIWAPQEVVQSPELTARLTRETNRALVFDHPHILRVHSLAAQDGGLARVTEFADGEPLRRVLEAHPRLPPPLAALIAADAATGLHYAHMAGNDDGTPLVHGDVRPETLMVSFSGVTKVTGYGALSVAPRERDGKRVKNRRAYSAPEQLLGGREAVNVQSDVFLLGLVLHECLSGKMPFKDNADPDKATLTRTLPTMQQDVPLKLDAVVRKATAKRAYDRYPSAHAFREAIVEAVGTLPAHTSLADFLAKLFPPDNEARAARRRVIDAGIADVLQKTGVPPPAVAEFLATGSLPAAIIPKVWPTLQGQLSILAAVSGGTSDVQLVSEPTSAATTSSTPAASTPGTATTPAASTPGTATASAASTPGTATASSAPAATSPGTAPSSVDAATPIGTGASSAAGASTTNASSVTTTGENAGTTGATGGSAHPAATSGQVAPAATAPSSTTGSNPVVGASTNTPASATAPNGAVAPQAPTPAGGPTPPAAGAKPRRTWIPIAGVGLALALGTAAVVLPKLPSNLADEPEDAGTLAVLPPVPFDAGTDAGAPERPQILTGLVDVTSDPRVDVSIPGTALGRTPLTATLPVGRHVLTLSNSMLGIQTSRTVTITANGRASLQVYLNKSYVTVRAPKDAIVTIDGRLVGAAPVEEQEIYEGNHQLLVIASGARWQKAFKIEAGQRMNFDVDFEAPPEE, from the coding sequence ATGAGCACCGTGCGCTACCTTTCCCTCGGTCCCCTGCTTGCCGGAGCCGGCTCCCGAGCCTTCCTCGGCCTCGCGCTCGAGGACGGCCAGCCTCCTCGCCCGGTCGTCCTCATCTGGGCGCCGCAGGAGGTGGTCCAGAGCCCGGAGCTCACGGCCAGGCTGACGCGCGAGACGAACCGCGCGCTCGTCTTCGACCACCCCCACATCCTGCGCGTGCACAGCCTCGCCGCGCAGGACGGCGGGCTCGCGCGCGTCACGGAGTTCGCGGACGGCGAGCCGCTGCGGCGCGTGCTGGAGGCCCACCCCCGCCTGCCGCCCCCGCTCGCCGCGTTGATCGCCGCGGACGCGGCCACGGGCCTGCACTACGCGCACATGGCGGGCAACGACGACGGCACGCCCCTGGTGCATGGCGACGTGCGCCCCGAGACGCTGATGGTGTCCTTCAGCGGCGTGACGAAGGTGACGGGCTACGGCGCGCTCAGCGTGGCGCCCCGCGAGCGCGACGGGAAGCGGGTCAAGAACCGCCGCGCGTACAGCGCCCCCGAACAGCTGCTGGGAGGCCGCGAGGCCGTCAACGTCCAGTCGGACGTGTTCCTCCTGGGGCTGGTGCTGCACGAGTGCCTGTCCGGGAAGATGCCGTTCAAGGACAACGCGGACCCGGACAAGGCGACGCTCACGCGCACGCTGCCGACGATGCAGCAGGACGTGCCGCTCAAGCTGGACGCGGTGGTGCGCAAGGCCACGGCGAAGCGCGCCTATGACCGGTATCCGTCCGCGCACGCCTTCCGCGAGGCCATCGTCGAGGCGGTGGGCACCCTGCCCGCGCACACCTCGCTGGCGGACTTCCTCGCGAAGCTCTTCCCGCCCGACAACGAGGCCCGCGCCGCGCGGCGCCGGGTGATTGACGCGGGCATCGCGGACGTCCTCCAGAAGACGGGCGTGCCGCCTCCCGCGGTCGCCGAGTTCCTCGCCACCGGCAGCCTGCCCGCCGCCATCATCCCGAAGGTGTGGCCCACGCTGCAGGGGCAGCTGTCCATCCTCGCGGCCGTCTCCGGCGGCACCAGCGACGTGCAGCTCGTCAGCGAGCCCACGAGCGCCGCGACGACGTCCAGCACACCGGCCGCGTCCACTCCGGGCACCGCGACGACGCCCGCCGCTTCCACTCCCGGCACCGCGACGGCGTCCGCCGCTTCCACTCCCGGCACCGCGACGGCGTCCAGCGCACCGGCCGCCACCAGTCCGGGCACCGCGCCGAGCAGCGTCGACGCGGCGACTCCGATTGGGACGGGCGCATCGAGCGCCGCCGGCGCCTCGACCACCAACGCATCCTCCGTCACGACGACGGGCGAGAACGCGGGGACCACGGGAGCAACGGGCGGCAGCGCCCATCCGGCCGCCACGAGCGGACAGGTGGCCCCGGCGGCCACGGCTCCGTCCTCGACGACGGGTTCCAACCCGGTGGTCGGCGCCTCGACCAACACGCCCGCGTCCGCCACGGCACCGAACGGCGCCGTCGCGCCCCAGGCCCCCACACCGGCGGGTGGCCCGACTCCCCCGGCGGCTGGCGCGAAGCCGCGCCGCACGTGGATCCCCATCGCGGGCGTGGGGCTCGCCCTCGCGCTCGGGACCGCCGCCGTGGTCCTCCCCAAGCTGCCCTCGAACCTCGCGGACGAGCCCGAGGACGCGGGCACACTCGCGGTGCTGCCCCCGGTCCCCTTCGACGCCGGAACGGACGCGGGCGCCCCGGAGCGCCCGCAGATCCTCACCGGACTCGTGGACGTCACGTCCGACCCGCGCGTGGATGTGTCCATCCCGGGCACCGCCCTCGGGCGCACGCCGCTCACTGCGACCCTGCCGGTAGGCCGGCATGTCCTGACGCTCAGCAACTCCATGCTCGGCATCCAGACCAGCCGCACCGTCACCATCACCGCCAATGGCCGCGCGTCGCTCCAGGTCTACCTGAACAAGAGCTACGTCACCGTGCGCGCTCCGAAGGACGCCATCGTCACCATCGACGGCCGCCTCGTCGGCGCGGCTCCCGTCGAGGAGCAGGAGATCTACGAGGGCAACCACCAGCTCCTGGTCATCGCCAGCGGCGCGCGCTGGCAGAAGGCCTTCAAGATCGAAGCCGGCCAGCGAATGAACTTCGACGTCGACTTCGAGGCGCCGCCCGAGGAGTGA
- a CDS encoding ATP-binding protein translates to MSLVLVADDEPAVLEVLSQVVEDLGHDVVTARDGAEALDLARERRPHLVVTDHMMPRLSGVELCRRLKRDPVLGGVPVILLSAVLPQGAPEAHAFLHKPFEITDFEALVHRCLEHAPGPRAPEPEPPVVALGQWTARALQGSLEVAWAQLKRLEADPRLERGALEPLATQLQALDALGRTLQDAARLLSGELSLRSEEGDLAWHLRDAVSLWRTRAEVSLSVPAEPVPLTFDADRVRQILDVLLANAVRQGEARVELQSTRSRVTVKVRDAGPGLSEEAARRMFTPFRFQDGPVAATGLGFYVASELARLHGGALCVESREGQGSTFCLHLPRGPRAEAQAR, encoded by the coding sequence ATGAGTCTCGTCCTGGTCGCGGATGATGAGCCCGCGGTGCTGGAAGTCCTCAGTCAGGTCGTGGAGGACCTGGGCCACGACGTGGTGACGGCCCGGGATGGGGCGGAGGCCCTGGACCTGGCGAGGGAGCGACGCCCACATCTCGTGGTGACGGACCACATGATGCCCCGGCTCAGCGGCGTGGAGCTGTGCCGCCGGCTCAAGCGCGACCCGGTGCTCGGAGGCGTGCCGGTCATCCTCCTGAGCGCGGTGTTGCCCCAGGGGGCGCCGGAGGCCCACGCCTTCCTCCACAAGCCCTTCGAAATCACCGACTTCGAGGCCCTGGTGCACCGCTGCCTCGAGCACGCGCCGGGCCCGCGCGCGCCGGAGCCGGAGCCGCCCGTGGTGGCGCTCGGACAGTGGACCGCGAGGGCGCTCCAGGGCTCCCTGGAGGTGGCGTGGGCTCAGCTCAAGCGCCTGGAGGCGGACCCTCGCCTGGAGCGGGGGGCGCTGGAGCCGCTGGCGACGCAGCTCCAGGCGCTGGACGCCCTGGGGCGGACGCTCCAGGACGCGGCGAGGCTGTTGTCGGGCGAGCTGAGCCTGCGCTCGGAGGAAGGCGACCTGGCGTGGCACCTGCGGGACGCGGTGTCGTTGTGGAGAACGCGCGCGGAGGTGTCGCTGTCCGTGCCGGCGGAGCCGGTGCCGCTGACGTTCGACGCGGACCGCGTCCGGCAGATCCTCGACGTGCTCCTGGCGAACGCGGTCCGTCAGGGCGAGGCGCGCGTGGAGCTCCAGTCGACGCGCTCACGGGTGACGGTGAAGGTGCGTGACGCGGGGCCGGGGCTGTCGGAGGAGGCGGCGCGGCGGATGTTCACGCCGTTCCGGTTCCAGGACGGGCCCGTCGCGGCGACGGGCCTGGGGTTCTACGTGGCGTCGGAGCTGGCGCGGCTGCATGGCGGCGCGCTCTGCGTCGAGTCGCGCGAGGGGCAGGGCTCCACCTTCTGCCTGCACCTGCCCCGGGGCCCGCGCGCCGAGGCTCAGGCCCGCTGA
- a CDS encoding VOC family protein, translating into MNVQGFHHVAIQARDVERVTAFYRDLLGFPELTRHHRPDGSLRSIWVSVPGGAFLAIEAVGGTPEQAPFRHEQPGLLMLAFRIPRAEREAAVSAFTRAGISLEHETRWTVYVRDPEGNRVALSHHPED; encoded by the coding sequence ATGAACGTTCAGGGCTTCCACCACGTGGCAATCCAGGCGCGGGACGTCGAGCGGGTGACGGCGTTCTACAGGGACTTGCTGGGCTTCCCCGAGCTGACCCGTCACCACCGGCCGGACGGCTCCCTGCGGAGCATCTGGGTCTCCGTCCCCGGCGGGGCCTTCCTGGCCATCGAGGCGGTGGGAGGAACCCCCGAGCAGGCCCCCTTCCGGCACGAGCAGCCGGGCTTGCTGATGCTCGCCTTCCGCATCCCCCGCGCGGAGCGTGAGGCGGCGGTGTCCGCGTTCACTCGGGCGGGTATTTCCCTGGAACATGAAACACGCTGGACGGTGTACGTGAGGGACCCGGAGGGCAACCGCGTGGCGCTCAGTCACCACCCGGAGGACTAG
- a CDS encoding response regulator — protein MARLLIVEDNQELASLIVSTAQSRGHEARAVHTGEAALEALGPGTKWDAALVDLLLPDIRGSEVLGALRAHGVPSIAVSGVYKGDRFAQEAVQVHGARGFFEKPFELLVVMDALEQAGGVTPVPRAAPPVEESAQDALLDDADLIVLEELVPEEGEAAAPLQPVPESAPLPGLDGEEAALPLPFAHREKVWDAPAERAPAATARARKTLPEWSLAGELKDTSVPRLLNAYYESRHHGELKLKQGSVLKVVYFESGRIVYAASNLAQERFGRFCVRRGVLPEQRLVEVAAYAKEQNLRTGEAMLKLGVLDEARRKQLLEDQVRELLWTTFAWTEGQYGFSPMRPQRADLVKLSVFPGDLVLEGVERTETLVALRQRVAASRRLFPTADPPYGLHELKLQGPQALLLAYADGSKTVDDLLALTDLSERQALATLRALELLGVLEERPELPSRRHRITFGL, from the coding sequence ATGGCGCGACTGCTCATCGTCGAGGACAACCAGGAACTGGCTTCGCTCATCGTCTCCACGGCCCAGAGCCGGGGACACGAGGCGAGGGCCGTCCATACCGGCGAGGCGGCGCTGGAGGCGCTCGGCCCCGGCACGAAGTGGGACGCGGCGCTGGTGGACCTGCTGCTGCCGGACATCCGCGGCAGCGAGGTGCTCGGCGCCCTGCGCGCCCACGGCGTCCCCTCCATCGCCGTGAGCGGCGTCTACAAGGGGGACCGCTTCGCGCAGGAGGCCGTGCAGGTCCATGGCGCACGCGGCTTCTTCGAGAAGCCCTTCGAGCTGCTGGTGGTGATGGACGCGCTGGAGCAGGCGGGTGGCGTCACGCCCGTGCCCCGCGCCGCGCCGCCGGTGGAGGAGTCCGCCCAGGACGCGCTGCTCGACGACGCGGACCTCATCGTCCTGGAGGAGCTGGTGCCGGAGGAGGGCGAGGCGGCGGCCCCGCTGCAACCGGTCCCCGAGTCCGCGCCCCTGCCGGGGCTGGACGGCGAGGAGGCGGCGCTCCCCCTCCCCTTCGCCCACCGCGAGAAGGTCTGGGATGCTCCCGCGGAGCGGGCCCCGGCCGCCACGGCGCGCGCGCGCAAGACGCTGCCGGAGTGGTCCCTGGCGGGAGAGCTGAAGGACACCTCCGTGCCGCGGCTGCTCAACGCGTATTACGAGTCGCGCCACCACGGAGAGCTGAAGCTCAAGCAGGGCTCGGTGCTCAAGGTCGTCTACTTCGAGTCCGGCCGCATCGTGTACGCCGCCTCCAACCTGGCGCAGGAGCGCTTCGGTCGCTTCTGCGTGCGCCGGGGCGTGCTCCCCGAGCAGCGCCTCGTCGAGGTGGCCGCGTACGCGAAGGAGCAGAACCTGCGCACCGGCGAGGCCATGCTGAAGCTGGGTGTGCTGGACGAGGCGCGCCGCAAGCAGCTGCTGGAGGACCAGGTCCGCGAGCTGCTGTGGACCACCTTCGCGTGGACGGAGGGCCAGTATGGCTTCAGCCCCATGCGTCCGCAGCGGGCGGACCTGGTGAAGCTGTCCGTCTTCCCGGGCGACCTGGTGCTGGAGGGCGTGGAGCGCACGGAGACGCTGGTCGCCCTGAGACAGCGCGTGGCCGCCTCGCGGCGACTGTTCCCCACCGCGGATCCGCCCTATGGGCTGCACGAGCTCAAGCTCCAGGGCCCGCAGGCGCTGCTGCTCGCGTACGCGGATGGCAGCAAGACGGTGGACGACCTGCTCGCGCTGACGGACCTGTCGGAGCGGCAGGCCCTGGCCACGCTGCGCGCGCTGGAGCTGCTCGGCGTCCTGGAGGAGCGGCCAGAGCTGCCCAGCCGCCGCCACCGCATCACCTTCGGCCTCTGA
- a CDS encoding trypsin-like peptidase domain-containing protein: MKAGVVRWLVVATLLAASGASADMARRRDAVVEVVQKVSPAVVYIGTEQEVESRFRRRSPLEEFFGGLGGGQERQKIEGLGSGVIIDASGIIVTNDHVIRGASAIHVVLADGRSFDAEVIGSDAANDLAVLKVSAKEALPIARLGTSSDLMIGETVVAIGSPFGLSKTVTAGVVSATGRTFRADNRVYNDFVQTDAAINPGNSGGPLLNVDGEIIGINTAIFGGGAQGIGFAIPADKVRRIVDELTRFGKVRPAWVGIDAADLPPRVARQLGWDRSYGALVTSVEPGSPAAQAGVRRGDVVAELGGSRIQDAEDFDTRVRGYPARSSFSVVLFRDGESRTLQLTPTEFPSRMVESLAWDRLGLRVKEVKGVLALSGVRPGSVASEVGLEPGDIILRVNNQQVATADAFREALLTARRGRSVLLLVRRGRYGYHITLPFEQDQGQSL, from the coding sequence ATGAAGGCAGGAGTCGTGAGGTGGCTGGTGGTGGCGACGCTGCTGGCGGCCAGTGGCGCGAGCGCGGACATGGCCCGACGCCGGGACGCCGTCGTGGAGGTCGTCCAGAAGGTCTCCCCCGCCGTCGTCTACATCGGCACCGAGCAGGAGGTGGAGTCGCGCTTCCGCCGCCGCTCGCCCCTGGAGGAGTTCTTCGGTGGCTTGGGGGGCGGCCAGGAGCGGCAGAAGATCGAGGGCCTGGGCAGCGGCGTCATCATCGACGCGTCCGGCATCATCGTGACCAACGACCACGTCATCCGGGGCGCGTCCGCCATCCACGTCGTGCTCGCGGATGGTCGCTCCTTCGACGCGGAGGTCATCGGCAGCGACGCGGCCAACGACCTGGCCGTGCTCAAGGTCAGCGCGAAGGAGGCGCTGCCCATCGCGCGGCTGGGCACCAGCTCCGACCTGATGATTGGCGAGACGGTCGTCGCCATCGGCAGCCCGTTCGGCCTGAGCAAGACGGTCACCGCTGGCGTGGTGTCCGCGACGGGGCGGACCTTCCGGGCGGACAACCGCGTCTACAACGACTTCGTCCAGACGGACGCGGCCATCAACCCGGGCAACTCGGGCGGGCCGCTGCTCAACGTGGACGGGGAGATCATCGGCATCAACACGGCCATCTTCGGCGGCGGGGCGCAGGGCATCGGCTTCGCGATTCCGGCGGACAAGGTGCGCCGCATCGTCGACGAGCTGACGCGCTTCGGGAAGGTGCGGCCCGCGTGGGTGGGCATCGACGCGGCGGACCTGCCTCCGCGCGTGGCGCGGCAGCTCGGGTGGGACCGCTCCTATGGCGCGCTGGTGACGTCGGTGGAGCCCGGCAGCCCCGCGGCCCAGGCCGGCGTGCGGCGCGGCGACGTGGTGGCGGAGCTGGGCGGCTCGCGCATCCAGGACGCCGAGGACTTCGACACCCGCGTCCGGGGCTACCCCGCGCGCTCCTCCTTCTCCGTCGTCCTCTTCCGCGACGGCGAGTCGCGCACCCTCCAGCTCACCCCCACCGAGTTCCCCTCGCGCATGGTGGAGTCCCTCGCCTGGGATCGGCTCGGACTGCGGGTGAAGGAGGTCAAGGGGGTCCTGGCCCTGTCGGGCGTGCGGCCCGGCTCGGTGGCTTCGGAGGTGGGGCTGGAGCCCGGGGACATCATCCTCCGGGTGAACAACCAGCAGGTGGCGACGGCCGATGCGTTCCGCGAGGCGCTGCTCACCGCGCGGCGCGGACGCAGCGTGCTGCTGCTCGTGCGCCGGGGCCGGTACGGCTACCACATCACCCTGCCCTTCGAGCAGGACCAGGGGCAGAGCCTGTAG